A window of Ranitomeya variabilis isolate aRanVar5 chromosome 2, aRanVar5.hap1, whole genome shotgun sequence contains these coding sequences:
- the PIGX gene encoding GPI alpha-1,4-mannosyltransferase I, stabilizing subunit isoform X1 codes for MTADVSRGCCSCWPSAHARCSVLSRREACVTCERGSKIDMSKSAETLVFFTLISFFCSGSSTETFCPKLTVRREILKNGFHRDVVTRVQVSSSAEQMDGCSILLRETLPSGLFLDPYQLSSLRQHNLTEVVLMSLVDLEAPEYLSAESQALVYMGPDQSGAGGFISSVPVHARYHRPSAQGSDVSIVLPGPQLLVHCSKDFLLSGCLDYPLVEAPCVPSGAVKCQWMNLPYAEVTEKIAVQVPVGRIQHGAAVCIITVAVTLFCTGLILTSVYNHRKIYELYKDPQRR; via the exons ATGACTGCTGATGTGAGCAGAGGCTGCTGTAGCTGCTGGCCCTCTGCGCATGCGCGCTGTTCAGTCCTGAGCAGGCGGGAAGCATGTGTAACGTGTGAACGTGGCTCTAAG attgacATGTCGAAATCAGCGGAGACTTTGGTGTTCTTCACACTGATAAGCTTCTTCTGTTCTGGGAGCAGTACAG AAACTTTCTGCCCCAAGCTCACTGTAAGGAGAGAGATCTTGAAAAATGGTTTTCACAG GGATGTGGTGACCAGAGTGCAGGTTTCCAGCTCTGCAGAGCAGATGGACGGTTGCAGCATATTGCTCCGAGAGACGCTGCCATCGGGGCTATTTCTGGACCCCTATCAGCTTTCCTCCCTGAGGCAGCACAATCTAACAGAG GTGGTTTTGATGAGTTTGGTGGATTTGGAAGCTCCGGAGTACCTGTCCGCAGAATCGCAGGCACTGGTGTATATGGGGCCGGACCAGTCTGGGGCCGGTGGTTTCATCTCCTCGGTGCCAGTCCATGCCCGATACCACCGCCCATCAGCACAAGGCAGCGACGTGTCCATTGTTCTACCAGGACCCCAACTGCTCGTTCACTGCAGCAAAG ACTTCCTTCTGAGCGGCTGCTTGGATTATCCTTTAGTTGAAGCTCCTTGTGTACCTTCTGGTGCAGTGAAATGCCAGTGGATGAACCTGCCTTACGCCGAG GTTACAGAGAAAATTGCTGTCCAGGTGCCAGTGGGCAGAATACAACATGGAGCCGCCGTCTGCATCATTACTGTCGCTGTCACACTGTTTTGCACTGGACTGATACTCACATCAGTGTACAATCACAGAAAGATTTACGAGTTATACAAAGACCCCCAGAGACGTTAG
- the PIGX gene encoding GPI alpha-1,4-mannosyltransferase I, stabilizing subunit isoform X2, with protein MSKSAETLVFFTLISFFCSGSSTETFCPKLTVRREILKNGFHRDVVTRVQVSSSAEQMDGCSILLRETLPSGLFLDPYQLSSLRQHNLTEVVLMSLVDLEAPEYLSAESQALVYMGPDQSGAGGFISSVPVHARYHRPSAQGSDVSIVLPGPQLLVHCSKDFLLSGCLDYPLVEAPCVPSGAVKCQWMNLPYAEVTEKIAVQVPVGRIQHGAAVCIITVAVTLFCTGLILTSVYNHRKIYELYKDPQRR; from the exons ATGTCGAAATCAGCGGAGACTTTGGTGTTCTTCACACTGATAAGCTTCTTCTGTTCTGGGAGCAGTACAG AAACTTTCTGCCCCAAGCTCACTGTAAGGAGAGAGATCTTGAAAAATGGTTTTCACAG GGATGTGGTGACCAGAGTGCAGGTTTCCAGCTCTGCAGAGCAGATGGACGGTTGCAGCATATTGCTCCGAGAGACGCTGCCATCGGGGCTATTTCTGGACCCCTATCAGCTTTCCTCCCTGAGGCAGCACAATCTAACAGAG GTGGTTTTGATGAGTTTGGTGGATTTGGAAGCTCCGGAGTACCTGTCCGCAGAATCGCAGGCACTGGTGTATATGGGGCCGGACCAGTCTGGGGCCGGTGGTTTCATCTCCTCGGTGCCAGTCCATGCCCGATACCACCGCCCATCAGCACAAGGCAGCGACGTGTCCATTGTTCTACCAGGACCCCAACTGCTCGTTCACTGCAGCAAAG ACTTCCTTCTGAGCGGCTGCTTGGATTATCCTTTAGTTGAAGCTCCTTGTGTACCTTCTGGTGCAGTGAAATGCCAGTGGATGAACCTGCCTTACGCCGAG GTTACAGAGAAAATTGCTGTCCAGGTGCCAGTGGGCAGAATACAACATGGAGCCGCCGTCTGCATCATTACTGTCGCTGTCACACTGTTTTGCACTGGACTGATACTCACATCAGTGTACAATCACAGAAAGATTTACGAGTTATACAAAGACCCCCAGAGACGTTAG